CTGAATTTCAAAATGAATTCTTGCATTCTTTCATCTTCAACGAAACGCGTCCGGTTTCTGGAAATTAAATAAATGCTTTCCGTGTAAGTAATAATGACGATTGTTCCGGTCTGGCATGCTTTTTGCAAAATAATGAACGAGAGAAAGAACAACAATGGAGAGACCGGAATGATCGTATTTTTAAAATCAATCCTCGCGGATATCATCGAAGAAAAGGAACAGGGAGAAAAAGGCGAAACATCGGAAACCGGGAAACAAAAAACAACCTCGTTCATGATTATCGATGAACATCCGATGACACGGCTTGGTCTTTCCGCCATTCTGGAAAATGAACCGGGCTTTTTCGTTGAAACTCAGGAAAGCGATCCGATGAACGCCCTCGGCAGGATCAATGACGTGAAACCGGAATTTCTCGTCACCGAACTCGCCTTTCTGCATATGGACGGGTTGTCTTTCGTCAAAGTGGTTCGAAAAGCCTTTCCGCTTCTGCCGGTTCTGGTCTTTACCGTTTATGACGAATGTCTTTTTGCCCACAGGGCGCTCAAGGCGGGGGCGAACGGCTATGTGATGAAGAACGCGCCGGCCGGGACGATAAAGGCGGCGGTGAAGAGCATTTTAAACGGAAACATCTACTTCAGCGACCGGATAAAGTGCAGGGTAATCGAAGCAATGTCGGGAGTCGAAAAATATCCCGGACAGCATGCCGTTGATCAGCTCAACGATCTCGAGTTTACCGCCTTCATGCTTCTTGGGAAAGGATACCGGCCCCGGCAGATCGCGCGAAAGCTGCGGCTTTCGGTCAACACGGTCGAAGGTTTCAGGGCAGGCATCAAAAACAAACTCATGTTTCAATCGAGCAGCGACCTGAGGCGATACGCCGTCGAATGGATTCACTGTCACCGCGATAATCTCACCTGAGAGAATACGGGTTAATGGATTGCATTTTTCCGCGATTGATGCTTAACTGGACGCATGAAACCCG
This genomic window from Spirochaetales bacterium contains:
- a CDS encoding response regulator transcription factor; amino-acid sequence: MIVFLKSILADIIEEKEQGEKGETSETGKQKTTSFMIIDEHPMTRLGLSAILENEPGFFVETQESDPMNALGRINDVKPEFLVTELAFLHMDGLSFVKVVRKAFPLLPVLVFTVYDECLFAHRALKAGANGYVMKNAPAGTIKAAVKSILNGNIYFSDRIKCRVIEAMSGVEKYPGQHAVDQLNDLEFTAFMLLGKGYRPRQIARKLRLSVNTVEGFRAGIKNKLMFQSSSDLRRYAVEWIHCHRDNLT